From Aptenodytes patagonicus chromosome 1, bAptPat1.pri.cur, whole genome shotgun sequence, one genomic window encodes:
- the MRPL30 gene encoding large ribosomal subunit protein uL30m isoform X1, whose amino-acid sequence MAAAAGRAGLGHAAAWKMLGKRMEGMVSAAWVRCLFTRSRIPDSVFQPRPGDHEKYGGDPEQPHKIHVVTRIKSVVGRPYWEKKIIHDLGLDKAHQPRLHKNIPSVNSRLKVIKHLIRIQPLKLPYGLPTEEEMSDTFLRSNGELVIKRHLKPAERKEIKS is encoded by the exons AtggcggccgcggcgggccgggccggcttGGGTCACGCAGCCGCTTGGAAG ATGCTGGGGAAGAGGATGGAGGGGATGGTGTCTGCAGCGTGGGTTCGTTGTCTCTTTACCAGGTCAAGAATTCCAGACTCG GTATTTCAGCCGCGGCCTGGAGATCATGAAAAGTATGGAGGTGACCCTGAGCAGCCCCACAAAATCCACGTTGTTACTAGAATAAAAAGTGTAGTTGGTCGCCCATATTGGGAAAAGAAGATAATACATGATCTTGGACTGGATAAA GCACATCAGCCAAGACTGCACAAAAATATCCCTTCTGTGAATTCCAGACTGAAAGTTATTAAACATCTAATAAG AATACAGCCACTGAAGCTACCTTACGGATTGCCAACAGAAGAGGAAATGTCAGACACCTTTCTTAGGAGCAACGGAGAGCTTGTCATTAAACGGCATCTCAAACCTGCGGAGCGGAAAGAAATTAAGTCTTAA
- the MRPL30 gene encoding large ribosomal subunit protein uL30m isoform X2 has protein sequence MAAAAGRAGLGHAAAWKVFQPRPGDHEKYGGDPEQPHKIHVVTRIKSVVGRPYWEKKIIHDLGLDKAHQPRLHKNIPSVNSRLKVIKHLIRIQPLKLPYGLPTEEEMSDTFLRSNGELVIKRHLKPAERKEIKS, from the exons AtggcggccgcggcgggccgggccggcttGGGTCACGCAGCCGCTTGGAAG GTATTTCAGCCGCGGCCTGGAGATCATGAAAAGTATGGAGGTGACCCTGAGCAGCCCCACAAAATCCACGTTGTTACTAGAATAAAAAGTGTAGTTGGTCGCCCATATTGGGAAAAGAAGATAATACATGATCTTGGACTGGATAAA GCACATCAGCCAAGACTGCACAAAAATATCCCTTCTGTGAATTCCAGACTGAAAGTTATTAAACATCTAATAAG AATACAGCCACTGAAGCTACCTTACGGATTGCCAACAGAAGAGGAAATGTCAGACACCTTTCTTAGGAGCAACGGAGAGCTTGTCATTAAACGGCATCTCAAACCTGCGGAGCGGAAAGAAATTAAGTCTTAA